One Ignavibacterium album JCM 16511 genomic region harbors:
- a CDS encoding glycosyltransferase family 2 protein — translation MIFNYLVLFYFLTLITIYIILNIVSFFKILSYKNKIEFADLERIFKLKNYKPISVIVPAYNEGNNIVENVKSLLQLIYPQFQLVVVNDGSKDDTLKKLIDNFSLKQISFPDLYKIKSEKINAVYKSKDIHNLTVVDKVNGGKADAINAGINVAKYPLITVIDADSILERDCLLKIAQPFIENESVIAVGGTIRIANGCEVKKGHIISVGLSSNWLARFQVVEYLRAFLFGRTGFDVINGILIISGAFSCFKRDAVVEIGGYKRGSIGEDMEIVMRLHKHFRKINPDTKITFIPDPICWTEAPESLKILMRQRTRWQKGTIECLLIHKDILFNHDYGLMGLIVVPYYLIYEFLGPVIEFLGYIFFIVSLLLGILSTEFTIAFLAVAILYGIVLSILSVILEELSFKKYPKISHLLTLFLTAVVENFGYRQLTTWWRFKGTIEFYIGKRQWESMEKKGLSSQKS, via the coding sequence ATGATATTTAATTACTTAGTGTTGTTTTACTTCCTCACACTAATTACTATCTATATTATTCTTAATATTGTTTCATTCTTTAAAATTCTGAGTTACAAAAACAAAATTGAGTTTGCTGACCTTGAGAGAATATTCAAACTAAAGAATTACAAACCTATTTCAGTAATTGTTCCGGCATACAACGAAGGTAATAATATTGTTGAAAATGTTAAATCATTGTTACAACTTATTTATCCTCAGTTTCAGCTTGTTGTGGTGAATGATGGGTCTAAAGATGATACTCTCAAAAAACTGATAGATAATTTTTCTCTGAAACAAATTTCTTTTCCGGATTTATACAAAATAAAATCCGAAAAAATTAATGCTGTTTATAAATCAAAAGACATTCATAATCTTACCGTAGTTGATAAAGTTAACGGTGGAAAAGCAGATGCGATAAATGCAGGAATAAATGTAGCTAAGTATCCTCTGATTACTGTAATTGATGCCGATTCAATACTTGAAAGAGACTGCCTGTTAAAAATCGCTCAACCCTTTATTGAAAATGAAAGTGTTATCGCTGTTGGTGGAACAATAAGAATAGCGAACGGTTGTGAAGTGAAGAAAGGTCATATAATCAGTGTCGGACTTTCCAGCAACTGGCTTGCAAGATTTCAGGTCGTTGAGTATCTGCGTGCATTTCTTTTCGGAAGAACCGGCTTTGATGTAATTAATGGAATACTTATTATCTCAGGTGCATTCAGTTGCTTTAAAAGAGATGCAGTGGTAGAAATCGGAGGTTATAAAAGAGGTTCGATAGGTGAAGATATGGAAATAGTTATGCGGCTTCACAAACATTTCAGGAAAATAAATCCAGACACAAAAATAACTTTTATACCTGATCCGATTTGCTGGACTGAAGCTCCTGAAAGTCTTAAAATTCTGATGAGACAACGAACCCGCTGGCAGAAAGGGACAATAGAATGTCTGCTGATCCATAAGGATATATTGTTTAATCATGATTATGGATTGATGGGACTTATCGTTGTTCCCTATTATCTCATTTATGAATTTCTCGGACCGGTTATTGAATTTCTTGGTTACATCTTTTTCATTGTATCATTATTACTTGGAATACTTTCCACTGAATTTACAATTGCATTTCTGGCTGTTGCAATTCTATATGGAATTGTTCTGTCAATATTGTCTGTAATTCTTGAAGAACTTTCTTTCAAGAAATATCCCAAAATCAGTCACTTGCTAACTTTATTTCTTACAGCAGTTGTTGAAAATTTTGGCTACAGACAATTAACCACCTGGTGGAGATTCAAAGGTACGATTGAATTCTACATTGGTAAACGACAGTGGGAAAGTATGGAAAAGAAAGGTTTATCATCACAAAAAAGTTGA
- a CDS encoding response regulator transcription factor has product MSESKKKIFYAEDSDSLIKLMTYKLQNEGYEIIVFNNGEEVFERALAEKPNLIILDLMMPIKDGFTVLKEIKSHTETSSIPVIMLTTNAEEDTILKALEAGASEYITKPFSTAVLLAKIKKIIG; this is encoded by the coding sequence ATGTCTGAATCCAAGAAGAAAATATTTTACGCTGAAGATTCCGATTCACTCATTAAACTAATGACTTACAAACTTCAGAACGAGGGCTATGAAATTATAGTCTTCAACAATGGCGAAGAAGTTTTTGAAAGAGCTCTTGCAGAAAAACCTAACCTCATAATTCTTGATTTAATGATGCCAATTAAAGATGGTTTTACAGTTCTGAAGGAAATAAAAAGTCATACTGAAACTTCTTCAATACCGGTAATAATGCTTACAACAAATGCTGAAGAAGATACAATACTAAAAGCTTTGGAAGCTGGAGCGTCTGAATATATTACAAAACCATTTTCAACTGCTGTCCTTTTAGCAAAAATCAAAAAAATAATAGGTTGA
- a CDS encoding YaiO family outer membrane beta-barrel protein, which yields MKVKFYKLSLFIVIIFSLYNFAQDINQQKVKTDDKILVVFNNDFFNDETKSWQFASGEYQIKESFGTFIPRINFANRFSNSELQFEADAYVLFTTKTYLYLNSGFAEGKVFPKSRAGIELYHILPIDVELSFGYRYLYFSPNKVNIFTGSLGYYFDDYWLSFRPFFVSEAGKNTKSTFTVIGRRYFVDSENYLTLRAGFGSYPVSGNTQADFFRNDSKFIGVDYQFYFFEKTTIQVGFLYENEELNINTSRSRYNFSVAVQKIL from the coding sequence ATGAAAGTTAAATTTTATAAACTATCACTCTTCATTGTAATAATTTTTTCTCTTTACAATTTTGCTCAGGATATAAATCAGCAAAAAGTAAAAACGGATGATAAAATTCTTGTTGTTTTCAACAATGATTTTTTTAATGATGAAACAAAGTCCTGGCAATTTGCTTCGGGTGAATATCAGATAAAAGAATCATTTGGGACTTTTATCCCGCGAATAAATTTTGCCAACAGATTCTCTAATTCAGAGCTTCAGTTCGAAGCAGACGCTTATGTTTTATTTACAACAAAAACTTATTTGTATCTAAACTCAGGTTTTGCAGAAGGCAAAGTTTTTCCAAAAAGCAGAGCCGGAATAGAACTTTATCATATTCTGCCCATTGATGTTGAATTATCATTTGGTTATCGTTATTTATACTTTTCACCGAACAAGGTTAATATTTTTACCGGAAGTCTTGGCTATTACTTTGATGATTATTGGCTTTCATTCCGACCATTTTTTGTTAGTGAAGCCGGAAAGAATACTAAATCAACATTTACAGTAATTGGCAGAAGATATTTTGTTGATTCTGAAAATTATTTAACGTTGAGAGCAGGGTTTGGTTCTTATCCGGTTTCTGGAAATACACAGGCAGATTTTTTCAGAAATGATTCAAAATTTATTGGTGTTGATTATCAATTTTACTTTTTTGAAAAGACAACAATTCAGGTAGGATTCCTTTATGAAAATGAGGAATTGAATATCAACACTTCACGAAGCAGATATAATTTTTCAGTTGCAGTTCAGAAAATTCTGTAA
- a CDS encoding DUF5009 domain-containing protein, with product MEKRADALDALRGFAIITMILSGTIPFSSPAALPGWMYHAQLPPPEHVFNPNLPGITWVDLVFPFFLFAMGAAFPFAMKKKLEQGANYLMLIWQSVQRGFLLVVFALFLQHSKPYALSGNPETFHWLIGLIGFVILFLIYYRYSSSINKKVVLMTKVLAGVGGVILFSQLTYTNGKGFILSRSDIIILVLANVALFGSIIWLFTQDKILVRLGILAFLLAFRITHNIDGSWTKIIWDATPIPEIYKFYYLQYLFIVIPGTIVGDIIYKWMKTESESNIKEAKYISVSALILSIGIIIWNLFGLYSRLLIPNLIGNIFLLTIFYFILKNSKSDLFNFYKKLFYWAAFWLLLGLTFESFEGGIKKDPSTLSYYLVTTGLAIFCLIGFSVITDYFRKSIYIRLIIESGQNPMIAYLSNSHIIMPILALTGLSSLLNEMLINPWLGFLKGSIVTLLAALITSFFTKKKIFWRS from the coding sequence ATGGAAAAACGTGCTGATGCTTTAGATGCCCTTCGTGGATTTGCAATCATCACAATGATTTTATCAGGAACGATTCCATTTTCAAGTCCTGCAGCACTTCCTGGTTGGATGTATCACGCACAACTTCCTCCACCGGAGCATGTTTTCAATCCAAATTTACCAGGAATAACCTGGGTTGATCTTGTATTTCCATTCTTTCTTTTTGCAATGGGTGCAGCATTTCCATTCGCTATGAAGAAAAAACTTGAACAGGGTGCAAACTATCTAATGTTAATTTGGCAATCTGTTCAAAGGGGATTTTTACTTGTCGTGTTTGCGTTGTTTCTTCAACACTCAAAACCTTATGCACTGAGTGGTAATCCTGAAACATTTCATTGGCTAATTGGATTGATTGGATTTGTCATTCTATTCCTGATTTATTATCGGTATTCCTCTTCGATAAACAAAAAAGTAGTGTTGATGACTAAAGTATTAGCTGGAGTTGGGGGAGTAATTTTATTTTCTCAGTTAACTTATACAAATGGAAAAGGATTTATTCTTAGTCGTAGTGATATAATTATTCTGGTTCTTGCTAATGTAGCATTGTTCGGAAGTATAATTTGGTTATTTACTCAGGACAAAATCTTGGTTCGTTTAGGAATTCTTGCTTTCCTACTTGCCTTCAGGATAACACACAACATTGATGGAAGCTGGACTAAAATTATTTGGGACGCAACTCCAATTCCCGAAATTTATAAATTCTATTACCTTCAGTATTTGTTTATCGTAATTCCGGGAACAATTGTCGGAGATATTATTTACAAGTGGATGAAAACTGAAAGTGAATCGAATATAAAAGAAGCAAAATATATTTCTGTTTCGGCGTTGATACTAAGTATTGGAATAATCATCTGGAATTTATTCGGACTTTATTCAAGGTTGTTAATTCCGAATTTAATTGGGAACATATTTCTACTAACTATCTTCTATTTTATTCTCAAAAATTCCAAATCTGATTTATTCAACTTTTACAAGAAGTTATTTTACTGGGCCGCCTTTTGGCTTTTACTGGGATTGACTTTTGAATCATTCGAAGGTGGAATAAAAAAAGATCCTTCAACATTAAGTTATTATCTGGTTACAACCGGACTTGCAATCTTTTGCCTCATTGGATTTTCTGTTATTACTGATTATTTCAGAAAGTCAATTTATATCCGACTTATAATTGAAAGCGGACAAAATCCGATGATTGCTTATTTATCTAACAGTCATATCATTATGCCTATACTTGCTTTGACCGGACTATCTTCATTGCTCAATGAAATGCTCATTAATCCGTGGCTGGGATTTCTGAAAGGATCAATTGTCACACTACTCGCAGCTTTAATTACAAGCTTTTTTACAAAGAAAAAAATATTCTGGCGAAGTTAA
- the typA gene encoding translational GTPase TypA — MNKLRNIAIIAHVDHGKTTLVDQLLKQCQVFRNNQIVRERFLDSNDLERERGITILAKNISINYKDYKINLIDTPGHSDFGGEVERVLKMADGVLLLVDSFEGPMPQTRFVLQKALDLNLKPIVVINKIDRPDNRPKEVLDEVYDLFIDLGADENQLEFPVIYASGRNGWAVKNLSDEKKDLTPLLDSIIKDIPPPPDNKGGVQIQITSLDYNDYVGRIGVGRVFRGTLKKSGNLSIIKRNGNIHKVEISQLFVFEGLNREEVDEVSCGDICAIVGIDDVDIGDTIADADNPEPLPIISIDEPTISMTFMVNNSPFYGKEGKFVTSRQLRDRLFKELEHNVALRVQETNSPDAYKVSGRGILHLSILIENMRREGYELQVREPKVIYKEIDGKKAEPIEVLTVDVPGELAGKVIEIVGQRRGQLMKMESKGNLTSLEFHIPSRGIMGLRTKVLTATSGEAVMHHQFYQYEFFKGAINRVRNGVMISMGEGPATAYAIDSLQDRGKFFIEPGEIVYAGQIVGEHSKENDIEVNVQRGKKLTNMRASGADKAIKIVPAIKFSLEEALEYIEEDEMVEVTPKSIRLRKIYLDSNERKRYNLGKASMPSN, encoded by the coding sequence ATGAACAAACTAAGAAATATTGCAATCATAGCACATGTTGATCATGGTAAAACTACATTGGTAGATCAGTTACTCAAGCAATGTCAGGTTTTCAGAAACAATCAGATAGTACGTGAAAGATTTCTGGATTCAAATGACCTTGAGCGAGAGAGAGGCATAACCATACTTGCAAAAAATATTAGTATTAATTACAAGGATTATAAAATTAATTTAATCGATACTCCCGGACATTCTGACTTCGGTGGTGAAGTCGAGCGCGTTCTGAAAATGGCTGATGGAGTTTTACTTCTTGTCGATTCTTTTGAAGGACCAATGCCTCAGACAAGATTTGTATTACAAAAAGCACTTGATCTTAATCTAAAACCAATCGTTGTTATAAACAAAATCGACAGACCTGACAATCGTCCAAAAGAAGTTCTGGATGAAGTTTATGATTTGTTTATTGATCTTGGTGCAGATGAAAACCAACTTGAGTTTCCTGTAATCTATGCAAGCGGCAGAAATGGTTGGGCAGTTAAGAACCTTTCTGATGAAAAGAAAGATTTAACGCCTTTGCTTGATTCAATCATTAAAGATATTCCTCCACCACCTGATAATAAAGGTGGTGTGCAGATTCAGATAACAAGTTTAGATTATAATGACTATGTTGGAAGAATTGGTGTTGGAAGAGTTTTCAGAGGAACGCTGAAAAAATCAGGTAATCTTTCTATCATTAAAAGAAATGGTAACATTCATAAAGTGGAAATCAGTCAATTGTTTGTATTTGAAGGATTAAACAGAGAAGAAGTTGATGAAGTTAGTTGCGGTGATATTTGTGCAATCGTTGGAATTGATGATGTTGATATAGGTGATACAATTGCCGATGCTGATAATCCGGAACCGCTTCCGATTATCTCTATTGATGAACCAACGATCAGTATGACATTCATGGTCAATAATTCTCCATTCTATGGTAAAGAAGGGAAATTTGTTACTTCAAGACAATTACGCGACCGTTTATTCAAAGAGCTTGAACATAATGTAGCTTTAAGAGTTCAGGAGACGAATTCACCAGACGCGTACAAAGTTTCTGGAAGAGGAATTTTACATCTTTCAATTCTGATAGAAAATATGCGTCGCGAAGGTTATGAACTTCAGGTGCGTGAACCAAAAGTAATCTACAAAGAAATTGATGGTAAGAAAGCTGAGCCGATCGAAGTTCTAACTGTAGATGTTCCCGGTGAGCTTGCCGGAAAAGTAATTGAGATTGTCGGACAAAGACGAGGACAACTTATGAAAATGGAATCGAAAGGAAATCTTACTTCCCTTGAATTTCACATCCCTTCGAGAGGAATAATGGGACTTCGTACAAAGGTTTTAACAGCAACTTCAGGTGAAGCAGTAATGCATCATCAGTTCTATCAATATGAATTCTTTAAAGGTGCAATTAATCGCGTTCGAAATGGAGTTATGATTTCAATGGGTGAAGGACCAGCAACGGCTTATGCAATTGATTCTCTTCAGGACAGAGGAAAATTTTTCATTGAGCCGGGTGAAATTGTTTACGCTGGTCAGATTGTTGGTGAACATAGCAAAGAAAATGATATCGAAGTAAATGTTCAGAGAGGAAAGAAGCTTACAAATATGAGGGCATCGGGAGCCGATAAAGCAATTAAAATCGTTCCTGCAATAAAATTCTCATTGGAAGAAGCGCTAGAATATATCGAAGAAGATGAAATGGTTGAAGTAACTCCTAAATCAATTCGACTGAGAAAAATTTATCTCGATTCGAACGAAAGAAAAAGATACAATCTGGGCAAAGCTTCTATGCCATCGAATTAA
- a CDS encoding AAC(3) family N-acetyltransferase, whose translation MKFNDYLFQIGLRERQNIIIHSSFKGISASFPVSPDAVINSLKDIVTSNGSIIFPTFTYFFKKSAGDYEIFDREISKSKVGLLSETFRLSKGVIRTSSPTHSFALWGKIKNDIDETNSPESPLGKESVLEWLTHQQNSFVLILGTDFSSLSYGHYLEVAAKVPWFDFSPWDYLNVLPIGVSTNGEQKLKEIPGCAKGFVKFEKYLLDKNLINKQEYKSLSSYFINIQLLFNEGMKYFQTHYDKLLCPIGSCKACDSRRRKFL comes from the coding sequence ATGAAATTTAACGATTATCTCTTTCAAATCGGATTAAGAGAAAGACAAAACATCATTATACATTCTTCATTTAAGGGAATATCAGCATCATTTCCTGTATCTCCTGATGCAGTAATAAATTCATTAAAGGACATAGTAACTTCAAATGGTTCAATTATTTTTCCGACATTTACATATTTCTTTAAAAAATCTGCTGGTGATTATGAAATATTTGATCGAGAGATTTCTAAAAGTAAAGTTGGGTTACTTTCAGAAACATTCAGATTAAGTAAAGGTGTGATAAGAACTTCTTCACCAACTCATTCATTTGCTTTGTGGGGTAAAATTAAAAATGATATTGATGAAACCAACTCACCTGAAAGTCCACTTGGTAAAGAAAGTGTTCTGGAATGGTTAACTCATCAACAAAATTCATTTGTGTTGATACTTGGGACTGATTTCTCATCATTGAGTTACGGACATTATCTTGAAGTTGCTGCAAAAGTTCCCTGGTTTGATTTTTCACCCTGGGATTATTTGAATGTTTTACCAATTGGTGTTTCAACAAATGGAGAACAAAAGCTGAAGGAGATTCCTGGTTGCGCAAAAGGTTTTGTTAAATTTGAAAAATATCTTCTCGATAAGAATTTAATAAATAAACAAGAGTATAAAAGTTTATCATCATATTTTATAAATATTCAATTATTATTTAATGAAGGAATGAAATATTTTCAGACACATTATGATAAACTTTTATGTCCAATTGGAAGCTGTAAAGCTTGTGATTCACGAAGGAGAAAATTTTTATGA
- a CDS encoding sodium:solute symporter family transporter has protein sequence MAFLDLLIVIAYLIIITVIGFYFEKKASSGIDSYFLGNRKIPWWALGASGMASNFDVSGTMINVALIYAFGAVGFFVEMRGGLVLIMAFLMIFMGKWNRRSKVMTLSEWMTYRFGDGIQGKSARIISAISTLIITIAIVSYFAVGAGKFIGDVLNIPAFLGFTSEFWAAAIIITFTTLYTVASGLQGVVWTDVFQGILIFAMIIIVCTIAILSANIPETFSISVPLKDGSFLPIEITRDSWTSILPSWKLSFPENSSYSIYNLFGIALIFYLIKVIVEGSAGTGGYMAQRFFAARSDRDAGLLSMFWIFLLSFRWPFIAAIAMLGISYGINSGEIISDPEKVLPTVIFNILPVGLKGILIAGLMAAAMSTFSSLINSGASYWVRDIYQEFINPKADEKKLIIQSRVASILIVLSGLFLAAGIKSINEIWGWLTMGLGAGMVVPLLVRWYWWRMNGYGFTIGTIFGMGSAIIQKIFYPEATEYSSFAILVVSSLTATILGTLLTQQTNKETLINFYKTTRPFGFWKPIKSSLPEEKKIQINSENKRDIIAICFALPWQIVLFLTGMTVILKRFDLFFYLLIILIFLSIGLYYFWFRHLSNEVKLE, from the coding sequence ATGGCTTTTCTTGATTTACTTATTGTTATCGCTTATTTGATAATCATAACTGTGATAGGTTTTTACTTTGAGAAGAAAGCATCATCAGGAATTGATTCTTACTTTCTTGGTAACAGAAAAATTCCCTGGTGGGCATTAGGTGCATCAGGCATGGCATCAAACTTTGATGTAAGCGGAACAATGATAAATGTTGCTTTGATTTATGCTTTTGGTGCGGTTGGATTCTTTGTTGAAATGCGCGGCGGACTCGTTTTAATAATGGCTTTCCTTATGATCTTTATGGGTAAATGGAACAGAAGATCAAAAGTAATGACATTATCTGAATGGATGACTTACCGATTCGGTGATGGTATTCAGGGAAAATCCGCAAGAATAATTTCTGCGATTTCAACTTTGATAATAACAATAGCTATCGTCTCATACTTCGCTGTTGGCGCCGGCAAATTCATTGGTGATGTTCTTAATATACCTGCATTTCTCGGATTTACTTCAGAGTTTTGGGCTGCAGCTATCATAATTACTTTTACCACACTTTATACTGTAGCCAGCGGATTGCAAGGAGTTGTCTGGACAGATGTATTTCAGGGAATCTTAATTTTTGCAATGATAATAATCGTTTGTACCATCGCAATTTTATCAGCAAATATTCCTGAGACATTTTCTATCTCTGTTCCATTGAAAGACGGAAGCTTTTTACCAATTGAAATTACAAGAGATAGCTGGACAAGTATTTTGCCCTCGTGGAAATTAAGTTTTCCAGAAAATTCTTCTTACTCAATTTATAACCTTTTCGGAATTGCTCTGATATTTTATCTGATAAAAGTTATTGTTGAAGGAAGTGCCGGAACCGGTGGCTATATGGCTCAAAGATTTTTTGCTGCACGTAGCGACAGGGATGCCGGCTTACTTTCAATGTTCTGGATATTTCTTCTATCTTTTCGTTGGCCCTTCATTGCAGCCATAGCAATGCTTGGTATTTCATATGGAATTAATTCAGGTGAAATTATTTCTGATCCGGAAAAAGTTTTACCAACAGTTATTTTCAATATTCTTCCGGTTGGATTAAAAGGAATACTTATTGCAGGACTGATGGCAGCAGCAATGTCAACTTTCAGTTCGCTTATTAATTCTGGTGCTTCTTACTGGGTAAGAGATATTTATCAGGAGTTTATAAATCCTAAAGCTGATGAAAAGAAATTAATTATTCAAAGCAGAGTTGCATCAATACTAATAGTACTGTCAGGACTTTTTCTTGCAGCCGGAATTAAAAGCATAAATGAAATTTGGGGTTGGTTGACTATGGGACTCGGAGCAGGAATGGTTGTACCACTTTTGGTAAGATGGTATTGGTGGAGAATGAACGGATATGGTTTTACTATCGGAACAATTTTCGGAATGGGTTCAGCGATAATTCAAAAAATATTTTATCCTGAAGCCACGGAATATTCTTCTTTTGCAATTCTTGTTGTTTCATCATTAACAGCAACGATATTAGGAACATTGTTAACGCAACAAACCAACAAAGAAACTCTTATCAACTTTTACAAAACAACACGTCCGTTTGGTTTCTGGAAACCAATTAAATCAAGTTTACCGGAAGAAAAGAAAATCCAAATCAATTCTGAAAATAAAAGAGATATAATTGCAATTTGTTTTGCTCTGCCCTGGCAAATAGTTTTATTCCTGACAGGAATGACAGTAATTCTTAAAAGATTTGATTTGTTTTTTTATCTACTAATAATTCTAATTTTTCTCTCCATTGGTTTATATTATTTTTGGTTCAGGCATTTATCAAATGAAGTTAAGTTAGAATAA
- a CDS encoding HEAT repeat domain-containing protein, whose translation MIQTEIKNFFYLAGIYIPSGQNFLFILVQIIIFLSIVSILLVTIVLLIRVVDSFDQRRKNDFLSRWEKYFYEYLGSPDNPIRLLESVKKSEYKYLLMVVRDLLSVLSGKDLESLKRIINETPVYDFLIDDLKSKRSKRIIRAAYFFGASGNQNVKSILFGHLYSNKTDVFIFCARAFARINALEYSTAILHAARFQKELSTDILISILLEYKSDVCSYLLERMKFEDDYYKRVAIQIFRFHGFREAADEVLKIFQTSTNKKLLVECIKYAGSIECIDAIPHLWEHFEHPDIEVKTASIEALAKIGGSELVPIFVQRLYEDSYEVNIAAAEALLDLGEKGINLLKVVAKSNSDSKAAAIARMVLSENFIEIDDE comes from the coding sequence TTGATTCAAACAGAAATAAAAAATTTTTTCTACTTAGCCGGAATCTATATTCCGTCAGGACAGAACTTTCTTTTCATACTTGTTCAGATAATAATTTTTCTCTCAATCGTTTCTATTCTGCTTGTTACAATTGTCTTGCTGATAAGAGTGGTTGATTCCTTCGACCAAAGAAGAAAGAATGATTTTCTATCTAGATGGGAAAAATATTTTTACGAATATCTTGGCTCGCCTGATAATCCAATACGACTTCTGGAAAGCGTTAAAAAATCTGAATATAAATATCTCCTGATGGTTGTTAGAGATTTATTATCAGTTCTTTCGGGAAAAGATCTTGAAAGCCTGAAAAGAATTATTAACGAAACTCCTGTTTATGATTTTCTTATTGATGATTTAAAAAGTAAACGGTCAAAAAGAATCATTCGTGCTGCATATTTTTTCGGAGCTTCAGGCAATCAGAATGTAAAATCAATTTTGTTTGGTCATCTTTATTCAAACAAGACCGATGTTTTTATTTTTTGTGCAAGGGCTTTCGCACGCATAAACGCATTGGAATATTCTACAGCAATTCTTCATGCTGCAAGATTTCAAAAAGAACTCAGCACAGATATTCTTATTTCTATTTTGCTGGAATATAAATCTGATGTATGCAGTTACCTTCTTGAACGGATGAAATTTGAGGACGATTATTATAAAAGAGTAGCTATTCAGATTTTTCGTTTTCATGGATTCAGAGAAGCTGCAGATGAAGTGCTTAAAATTTTTCAGACTTCTACGAACAAAAAACTTCTGGTTGAATGTATAAAATATGCAGGTTCAATTGAATGTATCGACGCTATTCCACATTTATGGGAACATTTTGAGCATCCGGATATTGAAGTTAAAACTGCTTCGATAGAAGCGCTTGCAAAAATTGGTGGGAGCGAACTCGTTCCAATCTTTGTACAACGACTGTATGAAGACTCTTACGAAGTTAACATCGCTGCAGCTGAAGCTTTACTCGATTTAGGAGAGAAAGGAATCAACTTACTTAAGGTAGTCGCAAAAAGTAATTCCGATTCAAAAGCTGCTGCAATTGCCAGGATGGTTTTATCAGAAAACTTTATTGAGATTGATGATGAGTGA
- the nagB gene encoding glucosamine-6-phosphate deaminase: protein MLVIIKENYQQMSIEAARQVASLIRKKPDCVIGFATGSTPLGLYKELIRMHKEEGLDFSKVVSFNLDEYVGLPPNHPESYHYFMGENLFKHININPTNVHIPMGMAEDIDAFCEWYEQKIIEHGGIDLQILGIGSNGHIAFNEPGSSLGSRTRIKTLNENTRLDNSRFFNSMDEVPKYAITMGVGTIMEAKRLLLLANGVKKADAIKATVEGPIMAKFPATIVQLHRYATVIVDKEAASKLEGKYD from the coding sequence ATGTTAGTAATTATAAAAGAAAATTATCAGCAGATGAGTATTGAAGCAGCCAGACAGGTTGCATCTCTCATCAGAAAAAAACCTGATTGTGTTATTGGGTTTGCAACAGGAAGTACTCCACTCGGATTGTATAAAGAACTTATCAGAATGCATAAAGAAGAAGGACTTGATTTCTCAAAAGTAGTTTCATTCAATCTTGATGAATATGTCGGATTGCCACCAAATCACCCGGAGAGCTATCATTATTTTATGGGGGAAAATTTATTCAAACACATTAACATAAATCCGACTAATGTTCATATTCCAATGGGAATGGCAGAAGACATCGATGCTTTCTGTGAATGGTATGAACAAAAAATAATTGAGCACGGAGGAATTGATTTGCAAATACTCGGGATTGGTTCAAATGGTCACATTGCGTTTAATGAACCAGGTTCTTCTCTCGGTTCAAGAACAAGAATTAAAACATTGAATGAAAATACAAGATTAGATAACTCAAGATTTTTTAATTCAATGGATGAAGTTCCTAAATATGCAATTACGATGGGTGTCGGTACAATTATGGAAGCAAAAAGATTGCTTCTTCTCGCTAATGGTGTTAAAAAAGCAGATGCAATAAAAGCAACGGTCGAAGGTCCGATAATGGCTAAGTTTCCGGCAACTATTGTTCAGCTTCATCGTTATGCAACAGTTATTGTTGATAAAGAAGCTGCTTCAAAGTTAGAAGGGAAATACGATTAA